Below is a genomic region from Paenibacillus rhizovicinus.
GTCATGTTCATGACGACCTATGCCGGCATCAAACAGGCTGCAGAAGCCGGCGTAGACCTGATCATCACGCATGAACCGACGTTTTACAACCATGCGGATGAAGTCGGGCGGCTGGCCGGCGACCCGATTTACGAGCGGAAGCGCGCGTTGATCGATGAATCCGGGATCGCGATTTTCCGCCTGCACGATTATGTGCATCAATACAAGCCGGACGGCATTCTGCTCGGCATGCTGAAGAAGCTGGAGTGGGAAGCGTATGCGGATTCGCAGGATATGCACCTGCTTACCGTGCCCGAGAGCGAGACGCAAACGGTGCGGACGATCATGGACCATTTGAAGATCAAGCTTGGAATCGATAGCATGTTGGGAGCCGGGGACCTGGAGCGGCCGGTGACGCGTTTCGTGCTCAGTCCGGGAGCGCCGGGATTTGCGATGCACATGGACTTCTTTCGGAAGTATGACATGGACCTCTTGATAGCCGGCGAAACGCATGAGTGGGAAACGAACGAATACATCCGGGATGCCATCGACATGGGAATCGCCAGAAACCTGCTCGTTATCGGCCATCAGAAGAGCGAGGAATCCGGCATGACCGTCGTTGTGGAGATGCTGAGGGAGGCGTTTCCCGAAGTCGAAGTCGTGTTTATGGAGAGTTCGCCTGCAGTGAAGCGGGTTTGAGCGGCGTAGCTGCCAGATCCGCAATGCCGAGGAGCCGCAAACCGAGCCGAACGCTGATCTGGTCGCATTGTTCGGTCAGATAGAGCGCGTAAGCCGTCATGACGGGCAGTTCAAATTCAGCTGGAAGCCGAACGAGACGGCCGTCAGCCAAATACGGCTGGACGATCGAACGCGGCATGAACCCGAATCCCGTGCCTTGCAGCAGCAATGTCAGCATGATGGACGAGTGATCGGTTTGCAGGGCGGGAATGTAACCCGGTCCGGCAATGGCTTTAAACCAATCCGGAAAAGGCTGGCCCCACTCGATATGACAATACGCCTGCGAATAGAAATCACGAGCCGCAACAGGAGAATTGCGCCTCTTTGCTGCTACGAGCAGCAATTCATCTTCGAACAGCGGAATGCGCGTTACTTTGGCTTGCTCGGGCGGATCAAATCGAATGGCAATATGCACGGCGCCGTCCAGCAGAAGATCGCGGATCATATAGCTTGGGTCGATGTAGCTGAGAAACTTGACGGCGACGTTCGGATGCTCCTCCCGGAATTTCACGATGTGCTGCAAGAATACATAATGCCAGACGGAACCGGGACCGCTTAAGACGATGCGATGCTCGAATTCATCGGACAGCGTTACTTTGCTTTCCTCGTGCAAACGCATCATCCGTTCCGCGTAAGGCAAATAAGCTGCACCTGCTGCCGTCAGACTGACATTGCGGTTATCGCGCAAGAACAATGTCTTGCCGACGTCTAGCTCCAGTGCTTTGATTCGGGCCGTTACCGCGGATTGCGAGATGTGCAGATGTTCCGCAGCTTTCGTGAAATTCAACGTCGTGCAGACCGAGAGGAAGGCTTCTAGTTGAGCGGAATCCATATGCAGCGGGTACCTCCGGTAATTCGATTTATGAATGATTATAATACTTATTTTGCGTTATACAAATCATTTCATATTCGGTAGGATAGCATTAAAGCCGGTTCATGCGTATTGGTCC
It encodes:
- a CDS encoding Nif3-like dinuclear metal center hexameric protein, producing MQTTTVQTVIDRLIRPVGFNEHSIDTLKSGSPSAEVKKIAVMFMTTYAGIKQAAEAGVDLIITHEPTFYNHADEVGRLAGDPIYERKRALIDESGIAIFRLHDYVHQYKPDGILLGMLKKLEWEAYADSQDMHLLTVPESETQTVRTIMDHLKIKLGIDSMLGAGDLERPVTRFVLSPGAPGFAMHMDFFRKYDMDLLIAGETHEWETNEYIRDAIDMGIARNLLVIGHQKSEESGMTVVVEMLREAFPEVEVVFMESSPAVKRV
- a CDS encoding LysR family transcriptional regulator; this translates as MDSAQLEAFLSVCTTLNFTKAAEHLHISQSAVTARIKALELDVGKTLFLRDNRNVSLTAAGAAYLPYAERMMRLHEESKVTLSDEFEHRIVLSGPGSVWHYVFLQHIVKFREEHPNVAVKFLSYIDPSYMIRDLLLDGAVHIAIRFDPPEQAKVTRIPLFEDELLLVAAKRRNSPVAARDFYSQAYCHIEWGQPFPDWFKAIAGPGYIPALQTDHSSIMLTLLLQGTGFGFMPRSIVQPYLADGRLVRLPAEFELPVMTAYALYLTEQCDQISVRLGLRLLGIADLAATPLKPASLQANSP